One window of the Runella slithyformis DSM 19594 genome contains the following:
- a CDS encoding helix-turn-helix domain-containing protein yields MEDLTHKIRTLREIYGYSQEAVAYQIGISQAAYCRRESGKTRFTFECIQTLAQLYQVSLMDLLNNSVEELALQALQKSRSKAA; encoded by the coding sequence ATGGAAGATCTGACGCATAAAATTCGCACATTGAGGGAAATTTACGGGTATTCGCAGGAGGCAGTAGCCTATCAAATCGGTATCAGTCAAGCGGCCTATTGCCGGCGCGAAAGCGGCAAAACGCGCTTTACGTTTGAATGTATTCAAACACTTGCCCAACTTTATCAAGTATCGTTAATGGACCTCCTGAATAATTCAGTAGAAGAGTTGGCCTTGCAGGCTCTCCAAAAAAGTAGATCTAAAGCCGCCTGA
- a CDS encoding RagB/SusD family nutrient uptake outer membrane protein codes for MKKKLSILMTAVGLVMLNSCTDLNEIVLDESSASGLSDKQAAEGIISPVYALLPSIFQHTNYFTLQEISSDEAILPYRGGTDWGDNGIYLAMHQHTHTSTDPNIRNTWNFILQGMSRSITAINALPTLNDPSAKTFLAEARGMRAYYSMLTLDMFGLVFVKDDLGATSKIIRGDEAVEYIKSELLAIEPLVDPNVGPGRISKGVVWGLLARLYLNAAVYRDPYAAQFNFKPEDMDKVVEYSDKIINSGMYQLSRDYFSIFNDDNHNNKELIFAVDQRADLNGHNRMAYFSLSGDQFPLPAYPNANGTDGPAITPDFYRSWVAAYGTKDPAAADPRFYKQNLSIYSNPADSCVAAENFNINRGILRGQQYGLIRRNGVFLKCPDGKMKVGKLFHDTRNKPTLPVDFTEQIDFTVAGSNYNTGYRVEKYEFSKKSVSGRNFGEADIVILRLADVYLMRAEAKLRKSNDAASALADVNLVRAARTATTPAPALTSMSLDLLFRERGFEFYWEMLRRSDMIRFGKYEGIWTEKTNTDKNKRVFPIPQTAIDGASNIPGYLKQNAGY; via the coding sequence ATGAAAAAGAAACTATCTATACTGATGACCGCGGTTGGGCTGGTGATGCTCAACAGCTGTACCGATCTCAACGAAATCGTGTTGGACGAATCCTCGGCTTCCGGTCTTTCCGACAAGCAGGCCGCTGAAGGAATCATCTCGCCCGTGTATGCGCTGCTGCCGAGTATCTTTCAGCATACCAACTATTTTACCCTACAGGAAATATCGTCCGACGAGGCGATTCTGCCGTATCGGGGCGGCACCGATTGGGGCGACAACGGTATCTACCTGGCCATGCACCAGCATACGCACACCAGCACCGATCCCAACATCCGTAACACCTGGAACTTCATTTTGCAGGGGATGTCGCGCTCCATCACCGCCATCAATGCGCTGCCTACGCTCAACGATCCGTCGGCAAAAACGTTCCTGGCCGAAGCCAGAGGAATGCGGGCGTATTATTCAATGCTGACCCTGGACATGTTTGGGTTGGTATTTGTCAAAGATGATTTGGGAGCTACCTCAAAGATCATCCGAGGCGACGAAGCCGTCGAATACATCAAAAGCGAATTGCTCGCCATTGAACCGCTGGTAGACCCCAACGTAGGTCCCGGGCGTATCTCCAAAGGAGTCGTATGGGGATTGCTGGCGCGCCTGTACCTCAACGCTGCCGTATACCGTGATCCGTATGCGGCCCAGTTTAATTTCAAGCCCGAAGACATGGACAAAGTGGTGGAATACAGCGATAAGATCATCAACTCGGGCATGTATCAGCTGTCGAGGGATTATTTCTCCATTTTCAACGATGATAATCACAACAACAAAGAGCTGATCTTTGCGGTAGACCAGCGCGCCGACCTGAACGGACACAACCGCATGGCCTATTTCTCGCTTTCCGGCGACCAGTTCCCGCTGCCTGCCTACCCCAACGCCAACGGAACCGACGGTCCGGCCATTACGCCTGATTTTTACCGTTCGTGGGTAGCCGCCTACGGGACCAAAGACCCCGCAGCGGCTGACCCCCGATTCTACAAGCAAAACCTAAGCATCTATTCCAACCCCGCCGATTCATGCGTTGCCGCCGAAAACTTCAACATCAACCGTGGTATCCTGCGCGGACAGCAATACGGCCTTATCCGGAGAAACGGCGTATTTTTGAAATGTCCTGACGGCAAAATGAAAGTGGGCAAGCTTTTCCACGATACGCGTAACAAGCCTACGCTGCCCGTTGATTTTACCGAGCAGATTGATTTTACCGTAGCCGGCAGCAACTACAATACGGGCTACCGCGTAGAGAAATACGAATTCAGCAAAAAATCCGTGAGCGGACGTAACTTCGGCGAAGCCGACATCGTCATCCTGCGTTTGGCCGATGTATACCTGATGCGGGCCGAAGCCAAATTGCGCAAAAGCAACGATGCCGCAAGTGCCCTTGCCGACGTAAACCTTGTACGGGCCGCCCGTACCGCGACCACTCCCGCACCGGCCCTCACAAGCATGTCGCTCGACCTGCTGTTCCGTGAGCGCGGATTTGAGTTTTACTGGGAAATGCTTCGCCGCTCCGACATGATCCGTTTCGGCAAATACGAAGGCATCTGGACCGAAAAAACCAACACCGACAAAAATAAACGCGTGTTTCCGATTCCTCAAACGGCCATCGACGGAGCCTCCAACATTCCCGGGTATTTGAAACAGAATGCGGGGTATTAA
- a CDS encoding SusC/RagA family TonB-linked outer membrane protein, giving the protein MKNMYNLLPPKWLLWSFLLGGALLLSPEAASASVRGTVKTADKTVAGRVTDATTNEPLAGCSVVIKGTQKGTNTDANGSYTLVVPDDKAVLVFGFIGYEKQEIIVGARNSVDASLKSSASDLAQVVVIGYGSTTKKDMTGSVKSLKATDFNKGIINSPEQLLQGKVAGVNVTSASGEPGGAQSITIRGPGGVRTGSTPLFVIDGMALDNSGTGGAINPLTFLNPQDIESIDVLKDASATAIYGSRGANGVVLITTKKGKAGFSNLTFSSNVGISTMARALDVFTADEYRKQVPAVGGVLEDLKANTDWQKEVTRTAYTQNHNLSFGGGADKLTYYASLGLQNQEGILKNSQLNRYSGRINVNQKLLNDRLSIDVNLNASSTLNERPPFGAMLGGAISANPTYPAYDANGEPFRYASGINPLIPLKLEKDITKTNRVIGNISPSFTIIKGLVYKLNFGIDNSNSVRDLQSLPNAVPLQDGRLETIYTYNNNKLIENYLTYTLNQTDHNLSALVGHSYQKIFVQGRSNSINKFPISGIEPIYNPGLGQELTLANNKPGGYAVINELQSFFSRVNYQYKDRYLMTATVRADGSSKFGSNNKYGVFPSFSVGWRLSEESFMKSLPFSDLKLRAGWGKTGNQEIPSKITQALFTSQVSGTTSYPLYATGPYAPGTSYSRLANPNIQWEVSTQTDIGLDFGLFNGALSGTIDYFNKLSNNILLEVIPADPVQPAGTFWTNVADMNIRNQGLELELNYRHIGTNGLRFDIGGNVTFIKNKVTNSPYSVIPSGAASGSGLTSATINGYINNQPIGTFYLKQFTGFDDKGISTFLDADGDGIVTDKDRVAAGSALPTKQFNFNTSIAYKGLDLVANFNGVSGNKLYDNTANANFYKLRLSKGINTTAEAIAAPNESVNNAAPVSTRYLKDGAFFRLNNLSLGYNINTKALGINQWIAGIRVSATAQNLFVITKYDGYDPEVNTDRTINGVSSYGIDYLSYPKAKSLIFGLNVTF; this is encoded by the coding sequence ATGAAAAATATGTACAACTTACTGCCTCCAAAATGGCTTTTATGGTCCTTTTTGCTGGGGGGAGCTTTGCTGCTTTCACCGGAAGCGGCCAGTGCTTCGGTACGGGGCACCGTAAAAACCGCTGACAAAACCGTGGCCGGACGTGTCACGGATGCCACAACCAATGAACCATTGGCCGGGTGCAGCGTCGTGATCAAAGGAACGCAAAAAGGCACCAATACCGACGCAAACGGCTCGTATACATTGGTCGTTCCCGATGACAAAGCCGTGTTGGTCTTTGGGTTTATCGGCTACGAAAAACAGGAGATCATCGTCGGGGCCCGCAACTCAGTAGATGCCTCTCTTAAATCAAGTGCTTCTGACCTTGCGCAGGTGGTGGTCATCGGGTACGGCAGCACCACGAAAAAAGATATGACGGGCTCCGTCAAATCCCTTAAAGCCACTGATTTTAACAAAGGGATCATCAACTCTCCCGAGCAGCTTTTGCAGGGAAAAGTAGCGGGGGTCAACGTCACTTCCGCCAGCGGCGAGCCGGGCGGTGCCCAATCCATCACCATCCGGGGTCCGGGCGGAGTTCGTACGGGCAGTACGCCTCTGTTTGTCATCGACGGAATGGCCCTGGACAACTCCGGCACCGGTGGTGCCATCAACCCGCTGACGTTTCTGAACCCGCAGGATATTGAGTCCATCGACGTGCTGAAAGATGCTTCGGCTACCGCTATTTATGGCTCACGCGGGGCGAATGGAGTGGTACTCATCACCACGAAAAAAGGCAAAGCCGGGTTTTCCAATCTTACCTTTTCTTCCAACGTCGGAATCTCGACCATGGCCCGCGCACTCGACGTCTTTACGGCCGATGAGTACCGTAAGCAGGTACCTGCCGTGGGTGGTGTGCTGGAAGATCTGAAAGCAAATACCGATTGGCAAAAAGAAGTAACCCGTACGGCCTATACCCAAAACCATAACTTATCGTTTGGCGGCGGCGCCGATAAACTGACGTATTATGCGTCATTGGGCCTGCAAAATCAGGAAGGTATTTTAAAGAACAGTCAGCTCAACCGGTATTCAGGTCGTATCAATGTCAATCAAAAATTGCTGAACGATCGCCTGAGCATTGATGTAAATTTAAATGCCAGCTCTACCTTAAATGAGCGTCCGCCATTTGGCGCAATGCTGGGCGGGGCCATTTCCGCCAATCCTACCTATCCGGCCTATGATGCCAATGGGGAGCCTTTCAGATACGCCAGCGGCATCAACCCGCTTATTCCGCTCAAGTTGGAAAAAGACATTACCAAAACCAACCGGGTCATCGGTAATATCTCACCATCGTTTACCATTATCAAAGGATTGGTGTATAAACTCAATTTCGGTATCGACAATTCCAACTCCGTACGTGACCTGCAATCTTTGCCCAATGCAGTGCCGTTGCAGGATGGCCGCCTCGAGACCATCTATACCTACAACAACAACAAACTGATCGAAAACTACCTGACGTATACGTTGAACCAAACCGACCACAACCTTTCGGCATTAGTAGGACATTCGTACCAAAAAATATTTGTGCAGGGACGCAGCAACAGCATCAATAAATTCCCGATCTCCGGCATTGAGCCGATCTACAACCCCGGCCTTGGCCAGGAACTGACATTGGCCAATAATAAGCCGGGCGGTTATGCGGTGATTAACGAATTGCAGTCGTTCTTTTCGCGGGTCAATTACCAATACAAAGACCGCTATCTGATGACGGCCACCGTACGGGCCGACGGTTCTTCCAAATTCGGTTCCAACAACAAATACGGGGTATTCCCTTCGTTTTCAGTAGGTTGGAGACTTTCGGAAGAATCGTTCATGAAATCACTGCCATTCAGCGATTTAAAACTGCGGGCCGGTTGGGGAAAAACGGGGAATCAGGAAATCCCGTCCAAAATCACGCAGGCGTTGTTTACCTCGCAGGTATCCGGCACCACCAGCTACCCGCTGTATGCCACCGGCCCGTATGCTCCGGGCACTTCGTACTCGCGCCTGGCCAACCCCAACATTCAGTGGGAAGTATCCACCCAGACCGACATAGGGCTTGATTTCGGCCTGTTCAACGGAGCATTGTCCGGAACCATCGACTATTTCAACAAACTGTCCAATAATATTCTGCTGGAAGTCATCCCGGCTGACCCGGTTCAGCCGGCCGGTACGTTCTGGACCAATGTGGCCGATATGAACATTAGAAACCAAGGCTTGGAGTTGGAATTGAATTATCGTCATATCGGCACCAATGGCCTGCGCTTTGACATTGGCGGTAACGTAACGTTCATCAAAAATAAAGTAACGAACTCTCCTTATTCCGTGATTCCTTCCGGCGCGGCCTCCGGTTCGGGCCTCACTTCGGCCACCATCAACGGTTACATCAATAATCAGCCCATCGGTACCTTTTACCTCAAACAATTCACAGGCTTTGATGATAAAGGCATCAGCACTTTTCTGGATGCCGACGGCGACGGTATCGTGACCGACAAAGACCGCGTAGCAGCAGGAAGTGCACTGCCCACCAAGCAGTTCAACTTCAATACAAGCATTGCCTACAAAGGACTCGATCTGGTAGCCAACTTTAACGGTGTATCCGGCAACAAGCTTTACGACAACACCGCTAACGCCAACTTTTATAAACTGAGACTGTCGAAAGGGATCAACACCACCGCTGAAGCCATTGCGGCCCCCAATGAGTCGGTCAACAACGCCGCTCCGGTATCAACGCGCTACCTGAAAGACGGTGCGTTCTTCCGCCTGAACAACCTTTCGTTAGGATACAACATAAACACCAAAGCCCTTGGCATCAACCAATGGATCGCGGGCATTCGGGTCTCGGCCACGGCTCAAAATTTATTCGTGATCACCAAGTATGATGGCTATGACCCCGAAGTAAATACCGACCGGACCATCAACGGGGTTTCGTCTTACGGAATCGACTACTTAAGTTATCCCAAAGCTAAATCACTCATTTTTGGTTTGAACGTTACGTTTTAA
- a CDS encoding SusC/RagA family TonB-linked outer membrane protein translates to MKKHLYLAMLLWLCALGSWAQSRLTGRVTDAADNAPLPGVSVLLKGTNTGVTTDGEGRFSLPNAASNSVLVISYIGYLSQEISVGSRTNIDVALAVDVKSLSEVVVTGYASQRKKDITGAVTVVNAKDLTAVPAASVTQMLQGRASGVVVGNDNSPGGGTMVRIRGFGSINNNSPLYVIDGVPTQGTLNQINPNDIESMQVLKDASAASIYGARAANGVVIITTKKGKTGEPSITFDFYSGTQRPGKMLDLLNTKELGEYLYQSEIGAGKNPSVTSPSAQYRFGPNGEQTIADYIYPNVYGALPSNFTYTNDIADPNLGRTAFNITKANKEGTNWQDAIFDPAPIANFQIGATGGSKSGKYAISANYFKQDGILRYTKYDRYSLRANTEFTKGKVTIGENFTFSYDERQGITNNDESNPIMFAIRVHPIIPVFDITGGPVELGGTNTSPFNGFAGSRGSNLGNAPNPLARLYREKDNITKGSHVFGNVFAEVDILPGLKARTSLGLEYNQFNRSEYFHRDIEAAEARNANSLNVINNFDRSLTWFNTLNYNKTFGVHSLNVLVGTEAVKTYAVGFQASRSSFAFDDLDYRYLDAGSAAGLSNAGAGATLSSLFSQFGKVNYSYKELLLADFTLRRDGSSRFSAANRYGVFPAFSVGLRMTELDFMKDVKFVNDLKVRVGWGKTGNQLIPNVYNAYTLYAADPSNNGYDINGTGSSIVGGFDLVQFGNPNGKWETNTSTNIGVDAVVLNNKLEVVLDVYNRLTTDMLTQIAIPRTAGSGTIPFTNIGSVQNRGVDVGLNFRDKKGDFRYQVGVNFGHYKNEVKKLNDDPNATVFGFTTRLPSISATKAGLPIASYYGYIVDGVIKDDAEAAAAPKFGSYTRAGVFKFRDTNGDGIITAADRTIIGNPHPDFTYGINVNLGYKNWDLTMFGQGVQGNQIFNYVRYWTDFNVFQGNRSKDMLYNSWKKPGDDAKLPRLNSGDATSQQVSSYFLEDGSYLRLKNIQLTYTLPSSLLKKAGMGSAQVYIQGQNILTLTKYSGLDPDINLRRSGNDNQDIHMGIDEGAYPVAKSYIVGLRFGF, encoded by the coding sequence ATGAAAAAACATCTTTACCTAGCCATGCTTTTGTGGCTTTGTGCGCTTGGTTCATGGGCGCAAAGCCGCTTAACAGGACGCGTAACCGACGCGGCAGATAATGCCCCTCTCCCCGGAGTAAGTGTGCTCCTTAAAGGAACAAATACGGGGGTGACTACCGATGGTGAAGGCCGCTTCAGTCTTCCAAATGCCGCTTCCAACAGCGTATTGGTCATTTCCTACATTGGTTATCTCTCACAGGAGATCAGTGTTGGGAGTCGTACCAACATTGACGTTGCTTTGGCAGTCGATGTAAAATCGCTGTCAGAAGTCGTAGTAACGGGCTACGCCTCACAACGTAAAAAAGACATTACCGGTGCCGTAACGGTGGTCAATGCCAAAGACCTGACGGCAGTACCTGCGGCGAGTGTTACTCAGATGCTTCAGGGACGCGCTTCCGGGGTAGTGGTTGGAAATGACAACTCGCCCGGCGGAGGTACCATGGTGCGTATTCGCGGGTTTGGTTCTATCAACAACAACAGCCCTTTGTACGTGATTGACGGCGTACCTACTCAGGGAACACTCAATCAGATTAACCCCAATGACATAGAGTCGATGCAGGTGTTGAAGGATGCCTCTGCGGCTTCTATCTACGGTGCACGTGCCGCCAATGGGGTGGTGATCATCACGACCAAAAAAGGAAAGACCGGCGAGCCGAGCATTACGTTCGATTTCTACAGCGGTACGCAGCGTCCCGGTAAAATGCTTGACCTGCTGAATACTAAAGAGTTGGGTGAATACCTGTATCAATCGGAAATTGGTGCCGGCAAAAACCCTTCCGTAACATCCCCTTCTGCGCAGTATAGATTTGGACCCAACGGAGAGCAAACCATTGCGGATTATATCTATCCCAACGTGTACGGAGCGCTTCCTTCCAATTTTACGTATACCAACGATATTGCCGATCCGAACCTGGGCAGAACGGCTTTTAACATCACCAAAGCCAACAAAGAAGGAACCAATTGGCAGGATGCTATATTTGACCCCGCTCCGATCGCTAACTTCCAGATCGGTGCTACCGGTGGTTCCAAATCAGGCAAATATGCCATTTCGGCCAATTACTTCAAGCAGGACGGTATTCTGAGATATACCAAATATGACCGCTACTCACTGCGCGCCAACACTGAGTTTACCAAAGGTAAGGTAACCATCGGTGAAAACTTTACGTTCTCATACGACGAAAGACAGGGAATCACCAACAACGACGAGTCAAACCCCATCATGTTTGCGATTCGTGTGCACCCGATCATTCCGGTATTTGACATTACGGGCGGTCCGGTAGAGTTGGGCGGAACCAACACTTCGCCTTTCAACGGTTTTGCCGGAAGCCGCGGCAGTAACCTTGGAAATGCTCCTAACCCCTTGGCAAGATTGTACCGCGAAAAAGATAACATCACCAAAGGCTCACACGTATTCGGAAACGTTTTTGCCGAAGTCGATATCTTACCGGGACTGAAGGCAAGAACCAGCCTCGGTCTTGAGTATAACCAATTCAACCGCTCAGAATACTTCCACCGTGATATTGAGGCTGCTGAAGCAAGAAACGCCAACAGCCTGAACGTTATCAACAACTTTGACCGCTCATTGACGTGGTTTAACACCTTAAATTACAACAAAACGTTCGGCGTTCATTCATTGAATGTGTTGGTGGGAACAGAAGCCGTTAAAACGTATGCCGTGGGCTTTCAGGCCAGCAGAAGCAGCTTTGCCTTTGATGACTTGGATTACCGCTATCTTGATGCAGGTTCAGCGGCCGGTCTAAGCAACGCCGGAGCTGGGGCTACGCTGAGCTCACTCTTCTCGCAGTTTGGAAAAGTGAATTACTCCTACAAGGAACTTTTGCTGGCAGATTTTACCCTGCGTCGTGATGGTTCTTCGCGCTTTTCGGCCGCCAACCGTTATGGGGTATTCCCCGCGTTTTCGGTCGGTTTGCGTATGACCGAACTTGACTTCATGAAAGATGTGAAGTTTGTAAACGATCTGAAAGTACGTGTAGGTTGGGGTAAAACCGGTAACCAGTTGATTCCTAACGTATATAATGCGTATACCCTCTATGCCGCAGACCCTTCCAACAACGGATATGATATCAACGGTACGGGGTCATCCATCGTTGGTGGGTTTGACTTGGTACAGTTTGGTAACCCGAACGGTAAGTGGGAAACCAACACTTCGACCAACATCGGTGTGGACGCCGTTGTCTTAAACAACAAACTGGAAGTGGTATTGGACGTTTATAACCGTTTGACTACGGATATGTTGACCCAAATCGCCATCCCACGGACGGCCGGCTCGGGGACCATTCCTTTTACCAATATCGGTTCTGTACAAAACAGAGGGGTTGATGTCGGTCTTAACTTCCGCGATAAAAAAGGGGATTTCCGTTATCAGGTAGGTGTTAATTTCGGACATTACAAAAATGAAGTGAAGAAGTTGAACGACGACCCCAACGCCACTGTATTTGGATTCACTACCCGTTTGCCGTCTATTTCAGCGACCAAAGCAGGTTTGCCGATCGCGAGCTACTACGGTTATATTGTTGACGGTGTGATCAAAGATGATGCAGAGGCCGCCGCTGCGCCTAAATTCGGTTCGTATACCAGAGCAGGGGTGTTCAAATTCAGAGATACCAACGGTGACGGTATCATTACGGCCGCCGACAGAACCATCATCGGCAATCCGCATCCCGACTTTACCTATGGTATCAACGTAAACCTTGGATATAAAAACTGGGATCTTACCATGTTCGGTCAGGGAGTACAGGGAAATCAGATCTTCAATTATGTGAGATACTGGACCGATTTCAACGTATTCCAGGGAAACAGATCTAAGGATATGCTTTATAATTCATGGAAAAAACCGGGTGACGATGCCAAATTGCCCCGTTTGAATTCGGGCGATGCTACCAGTCAGCAGGTTTCTTCTTACTTCCTCGAAGATGGCTCTTACCTCCGCCTGAAAAATATCCAATTGACCTATACTCTTCCTTCTTCCCTCCTGAAAAAAGCGGGTATGGGTTCAGCGCAGGTGTATATTCAGGGACAGAACATTTTGACCCTTACAAAGTATTCAGGGCTTGATCCTGACATCAACTTGAGAAGATCAGGCAATGACAACCAGGATATCCACATGGGTATTGATGAAGGTGCTTACCCGGTTGCAAAGTCGTACATCGTTGGATTGCGGTTTGGTTTTTAA
- a CDS encoding RagB/SusD family nutrient uptake outer membrane protein yields MKKIISLLFLVGLSFSCSESFFDLKPQGRASLAQLSTKNGVNALLIGAYSLMDGVGAGNTGRQSTISNYVFGGISSDDAVKGTDAGDQPEQSFIEQYNWLSDNTYFLGKWWHSYDGVARCNEVIQIVSSPEVKDMTDAEKTQVIAEARFLRGHYHFEAKKMWNRVPYIDEKVYVSADPNSTKVPNTEDIWAKIEADFDFAAKNLPGVQAQKGRATQWAAKSYLAKAMIFQKKWAAAKTLLEDVLKNSGKKLVANYHDNYRTTGNNNSESIFEVQFSVNDGTTGNNGNAGDNLNWPYSATAPGRGCCGFYQPSHNLVNAFKTENGLPMIGDAADGTLDTYNRVDLPNDQGIVASAAFSLDKSIPVDPRLDWTVGRRGVNFLDWGPMPGSTWIRDQAYAGPFTGKKWMYYLSEENSTTHSTSRRNVNNNYRLIKLSHVVLWLAECEVELGNLAAAEGYVNQIRLRAKTGSVQDASVNYQVDAYPSGTFAGKGADFARNAVRMEQRLEFAMEGHRFFDLVRWGIAEKVLNKYAAEESVPGTEPSGRKFNKRSYMVGKVFATKNNYFPLPQDEILNSQKDGKPTLTQNPGY; encoded by the coding sequence ATGAAAAAAATAATCTCATTACTCTTCCTGGTCGGCTTAAGCTTCTCGTGTTCTGAAAGCTTTTTTGACCTAAAACCCCAGGGACGTGCTTCCCTGGCGCAGTTAAGTACTAAAAACGGGGTAAATGCCTTATTGATAGGTGCGTATTCGCTCATGGACGGAGTCGGTGCGGGAAATACAGGCCGTCAGTCAACGATCTCAAATTACGTATTCGGAGGAATCAGCAGCGATGATGCCGTAAAAGGAACCGATGCGGGTGACCAACCCGAACAATCGTTTATCGAGCAGTACAACTGGTTGTCGGATAATACCTATTTTCTGGGAAAATGGTGGCATTCATACGACGGCGTGGCCCGTTGCAATGAGGTGATTCAAATTGTAAGCAGTCCGGAGGTAAAAGACATGACGGACGCCGAAAAAACGCAGGTTATTGCCGAAGCTCGCTTTTTGAGAGGCCACTACCATTTCGAAGCCAAGAAAATGTGGAATAGAGTGCCTTATATCGACGAGAAAGTCTATGTTTCTGCGGATCCTAACTCTACAAAAGTACCGAATACCGAAGATATTTGGGCGAAGATCGAAGCTGATTTTGATTTTGCCGCCAAAAACCTTCCCGGTGTACAGGCCCAAAAAGGCCGGGCTACTCAATGGGCCGCTAAATCGTATTTGGCAAAAGCAATGATTTTTCAGAAAAAATGGGCAGCCGCTAAAACGCTGTTGGAAGATGTTCTGAAAAATTCAGGTAAGAAACTGGTGGCCAATTACCATGACAATTACAGAACAACCGGAAACAATAACAGCGAGTCGATTTTTGAAGTACAGTTTTCTGTCAACGACGGTACGACCGGAAACAACGGAAACGCCGGCGATAACCTGAACTGGCCCTATTCGGCTACTGCCCCCGGCAGAGGTTGCTGCGGATTCTATCAGCCTTCACATAACCTGGTGAATGCCTTCAAAACCGAAAATGGTCTGCCGATGATCGGAGACGCTGCTGACGGTACTTTAGATACGTACAATAGAGTTGATTTGCCGAATGATCAAGGGATTGTTGCTTCGGCGGCATTTTCGCTGGATAAATCAATTCCCGTTGATCCGCGTTTGGACTGGACAGTTGGGCGTCGCGGAGTAAACTTCCTTGACTGGGGTCCGATGCCGGGTTCAACCTGGATTCGTGATCAGGCGTATGCGGGTCCGTTTACGGGAAAAAAATGGATGTATTATTTGTCAGAAGAAAACAGCACTACGCACTCCACCAGCCGACGTAACGTTAACAACAACTACCGTTTGATCAAATTATCGCACGTCGTTTTGTGGTTGGCTGAATGCGAAGTGGAGTTGGGTAATCTGGCGGCGGCCGAAGGCTACGTAAACCAGATCCGTCTGCGGGCTAAAACCGGCTCGGTACAGGATGCCAGCGTCAACTATCAGGTAGATGCTTATCCGTCGGGTACGTTTGCCGGCAAAGGTGCCGACTTCGCGCGCAACGCCGTTCGTATGGAGCAACGCCTGGAGTTTGCCATGGAAGGTCACCGCTTCTTCGACTTGGTTCGTTGGGGCATTGCGGAGAAAGTGTTGAATAAGTACGCCGCCGAAGAGTCAGTACCCGGTACAGAGCCTTCAGGTCGTAAATTTAACAAACGCAGCTACATGGTTGGAAAAGTATTTGCTACAAAAAACAATTACTTCCCGCTGCCACAGGATGAAATCCTCAACAGTCAAAAAGACGGTAAGCCTACATTGACCCAAAATCCGGGGTATTAA
- a CDS encoding phytoene/squalene synthase family protein, with the protein MKHLFDQTTLDCSKLITERYSTSFTLGIKTLDKKFRLPIYAIYGFVRYADEIVDTFYEFDQKYLLEKFIKDTYEAIETGISLNPVLHSFQLIVNKYHIEHELINAFLHSMEMDLYKQEYTDEKYEEYIYGSAEVVGLMCLRIFCEGNSEMFDHLKDGARSLGAAFQKVNFLRDLKSDYVDRGRVYFPGVDFTQFTKESKQQIEADIQADFDAAYVAIKQLPRSARMGVYLAYVYYLTLFNKIKETPATRIQEERIRVPDFQKMTLLAKTYVQFRFTEI; encoded by the coding sequence ATGAAGCATTTGTTTGACCAAACAACGCTCGATTGCAGCAAACTCATTACGGAGCGATACAGCACTTCGTTTACGCTGGGAATCAAAACATTAGATAAGAAGTTCCGCTTACCCATCTACGCAATTTATGGGTTTGTGCGCTATGCCGACGAAATTGTCGATACGTTTTATGAGTTTGATCAAAAATACCTTTTGGAAAAATTTATCAAAGACACCTACGAAGCCATAGAAACGGGCATCAGTCTGAATCCCGTTTTGCATTCTTTTCAATTGATCGTCAATAAGTATCATATTGAACATGAACTGATCAATGCTTTTTTACACAGCATGGAAATGGACCTTTACAAGCAGGAATACACTGATGAAAAGTACGAAGAATACATCTATGGGTCGGCAGAGGTAGTGGGTCTGATGTGTTTACGTATCTTCTGCGAAGGCAACAGTGAAATGTTTGACCATCTTAAAGATGGTGCCCGAAGCCTGGGAGCGGCTTTTCAAAAAGTAAATTTTCTACGTGATCTGAAAAGCGATTACGTTGATCGTGGGCGCGTATATTTTCCCGGGGTAGATTTTACACAGTTCACCAAAGAGAGCAAGCAGCAAATTGAAGCCGATATTCAGGCCGACTTTGATGCGGCTTACGTAGCCATCAAACAACTGCCCCGCAGCGCCCGAATGGGGGTTTACTTGGCCTATGTTTACTATTTGACGTTGTTCAATAAAATCAAAGAGACCCCGGCTACACGTATTCAGGAGGAACGGATTCGGGTACCGGATTTCCAAAAAATGACCTTATTGGCCAAAACGTATGTACAGTTTCGATTTACTGAAATATAA